DNA sequence from the Rubrobacter radiotolerans DSM 5868 genome:
AGCGCCTCCCCGACGGTGCCGTGCCACCGCCAGCCGATCAGGAGCCCGCAGGCGACCATGACAGAGAGCCCGAGCGCGGAGTTGAGCATGTCGGCGATGCTGCGCCCGAGCACGACCGCGGACGGGGACATCGGCATGGAGCGGAAGCGGTCGGTGACGCCCTTGGCCGCGTCGGTGGCGACGGAGGTCATGGTCCCCTCCAGGCCGAAGGCCATGGTCATGGCGAACATGCCGGGCATGAGGAACTCGCGGTAGTCCGCGCCGCTCGAGACTCCCGCGCCCGACATCGCGCCGCCGAAGAGGTATCCGAATATCAGCACCAGCATGACCGGGAACAGCAGGCCCACGAGTAGCCCGAAGGGCTGGTGGTACCAGTGGATCAGGTCCCGCCGCGCCACGGTCCAGGCGTCGGCGAAGACCCAGTACAGGCGGGCCGGCAGGGTCCGGGGGATCGCCGGGGCCGGCGCGCCGGGGATCACGCAGCCTCCTCTTTTTTCTCGGCGGTTGCCCGGTGCCCGGTGAGGCGGAGGAACACGTCGTCCAGGGTGGGCCGCCTGAGCCCGATGTCATCGGCCGGGATCCCCGCTCCGTCGAGCGCCCGAACCACCGCCGTTAGCGCGGTGGCCCGGTCCACCACCGGCGCCCCGACCTTGCGCGCCTCCCGGTCTGCCTCCGGCTCCGCACCGCAAGCCCCGCCGACGACGGCCTCCGCCGCGGCGAGGTCTCCGATATCGCGCACGATCACTTCTATCCGGTCGCCCCCTATCCTGGACTTGAGCTCCTCGGGGGATCCGTCAGCGATGGCGCGCCCGGCGTCCATCACGACGATCCGGTCCGCCAACCGGTCCGCCTCGTCCAAATACTGCGTCGTCAAAAGCACCGTCGTCCCCCCGTCCACCAGCGAGCGGACGGCACCCCACACCTCGTTGCGCCCGCGTGGGTCGAGCCCGGTCGTCGGCTCGTCCAGGAACAGCACCGGCGGCGAGAGGATGAAGCTCGCCGCGAGGTCCAGACGCCGCCTCATCCCGCCCGAGTAATGCTTCGCCTGCTTGTCCGCCGCCTCCGAGAGCCCGAACCGCTCCAATAACTCGTCCGCCCGCCTCCTGGCCTCCTGCCCACCGAGATGGTAGAGCCGCCCGAACATCTCCAGGTTCTGCCGACCCGTGAGCACCTCGTCCACCGCCGCGTGCTGACCCGCCAACCCGATGCTTCGCCATACCTCCGCCGCCCGGTGCACCACGTCGAAGCCGGCCACCTCCGCCCGGCCGCCGTCCGGTCGCAAGAGCGTCGAGAGGACCCGCACCGCCGTGGTCTTCCCCGCCCCGTTCGGCCCCAGCAACCCGCAAACCGTTCCCTCAGACACCTCTAGGTCGAACCCATCCAGCGCCTTCGTCTCCCCGTACCGCTTGGCCAAACCCTCGGCCACTACCGCAAACCCCACCGTGCCCAACGCCACCTCCTAACTCTGTATTCCGTACAAAGTAGCAAAGACTATACTGTACGGCATACAAGGTTTTAAGGAGGATTTTTCGGACATGACGACTGAGCGGAGTGGCGGCGGGAACCCGGCGCGCACGATGGAACTTTTGTGGGGTACCGGCAGGAAGCCGAGCCGGGGGCCGAAGCCCGGCCTGGCCGTGGAGGACGTGGTACGGGCCGCCATCGCGGTCGCGGACGCCGAGGGGCTCGGGGCGCTCTCCATGCGGCGGGTCGCAGAGGAGCTCGGCATAAGCACCATGTCGGTCTACACCCACGTGCCGGGGAAGGCGGAGCTCATCGACGTCATGCTGGATCGGGTGATGGGAGAGGCGGTCGTGGAGGGGGAACCGGAGGCCCGGGGGTGGCGGGAGAGACTGGAGGGCGTGGCGCGGCGGAACTGGGACCTCTTCCACCACCACCCGTGGGTGTTACAGGTCGCCGTGACGAGTCGGCCGCCGCTCGGACCGAATGTGGTAGCCAAGTACGACCGGGAGCTTCGGGCGGTCGACGGCATCGGGCTGACGGAGGTGGAGATGGATTCGGTGCTCACGCTGGTGCTGGAGCACACCCAGGGCGCGGCCCGGCGGTCGGTCGAAGCGAAGCAGGGCGTGCGAGGCACGGGCAAAACGGACGACGAATGGTGGGCGGCCAACGCACCCCTCCTGGAGAAGGTCTTCGACGCCGAGCGCTACCCCACGGCGGCAAGGGTGGGGGCGGCTGCCGGGGCCGCTTACCAGGCAGCCCACTCCCCAGAGCACGCCTTCGAGTTCGGCCTCCGGCGCGTTTTAGACGGCGTCGAGGCGCTGGTCCGGGAACGTTTGGCGTTGCCGCACTCTCGCTGACCGGATCTCGCCCGGAGGGAGCTCGGAGAATCGCGGACTTCCCGGCGGCACTTTGCCCCTGGGGTCAGTTTCGCAAGCACTGGGCCTCGTAAGGTGACATGGTCCCTCAAGGCATGCGGGCGTCGGTCT
Encoded proteins:
- a CDS encoding TetR/AcrR family transcriptional regulator, yielding MEDVVRAAIAVADAEGLGALSMRRVAEELGISTMSVYTHVPGKAELIDVMLDRVMGEAVVEGEPEARGWRERLEGVARRNWDLFHHHPWVLQVAVTSRPPLGPNVVAKYDRELRAVDGIGLTEVEMDSVLTLVLEHTQGAARRSVEAKQGVRGTGKTDDEWWAANAPLLEKVFDAERYPTAARVGAAAGAAYQAAHSPEHAFEFGLRRVLDGVEALVRERLALPHSR
- a CDS encoding daunorubicin resistance protein DrrA family ABC transporter ATP-binding protein — its product is MGTVGFAVVAEGLAKRYGETKALDGFDLEVSEGTVCGLLGPNGAGKTTAVRVLSTLLRPDGGRAEVAGFDVVHRAAEVWRSIGLAGQHAAVDEVLTGRQNLEMFGRLYHLGGQEARRRADELLERFGLSEAADKQAKHYSGGMRRRLDLAASFILSPPVLFLDEPTTGLDPRGRNEVWGAVRSLVDGGTTVLLTTQYLDEADRLADRIVVMDAGRAIADGSPEELKSRIGGDRIEVIVRDIGDLAAAEAVVGGACGAEPEADREARKVGAPVVDRATALTAVVRALDGAGIPADDIGLRRPTLDDVFLRLTGHRATAEKKEEAA
- a CDS encoding ABC transporter permease — encoded protein: MPGAPAPAIPRTLPARLYWVFADAWTVARRDLIHWYHQPFGLLVGLLFPVMLVLIFGYLFGGAMSGAGVSSGADYREFLMPGMFAMTMAFGLEGTMTSVATDAAKGVTDRFRSMPMSPSAVVLGRSIADMLNSALGLSVMVACGLLIGWRWHGTVGEALLAIGLLLGLRFSLLWVGTYLGLVVGGPESVMAVQILIWPILFLSNTFVPPETMPGWLGAITEWNPLSATVAATRELFGNPGWGGDSWIAQNALLMAVLWPLAILAVFFPLSVRRYRSLSR